aaaataaagttattaaactAACCAACTCATCAAcagcaaacaacacaaactaaaacacaACTTGATGTTTGCTTTGCTTGAAATGAGAAGTACATTTTCacaagaaatacatttctttagaAGAATTACTTCAGGATTAAAATCTGGATTATTGTGCATAAACACTTCAATAAAGCTGGTTAATTGAGAACCTCACATGGGGCACCAATTATCTTAGGGTTTGGCAGAGCTAATATGCGGGCAATAATTATGTTGGGTTTTTTATCAGTCAAATTTGGTTAGTAagttaatattaataattattgTGAATTGATTATTGATTTAAATTAACAATATTATTAAAATTAGTTCTTTAAAATGGGGCACTTCCTTGAAATCAGGGAACATTAACAAAATATCacaaaatcagtctcaaattaaatagttaaataccaatattattaatatttaataagTATCTGTATTTGAAAAAATGGAAAGCGTAGATCCAAACACAAACCCTCACaaccagcttatatcacaatgagcatacaccagtaatcacagaCAACTGCTCTTTGAAATATAACAAGCAACATTAACTGCAATCAATaaaacttaatcaaacaaatgtcTATTATAAACTAAGCTACAGCAACAAAgtatttacaaacaaacagagtagCACACGtgtttatgcgtgtgtgtgtgtgtgtgtgggagagagagtgagagagttggGGGAGGcagagtgagaaagaaaaagcatcATGTGGTGATGTCACATGGGCACAAATGGGTGGACAGAGAACAAAGGGAGCCGTGTGGCTTGGCCTTTGAAGCAGCTTGAGCTCTCTGAGTTAAACACAAGGAAGCCAGTAGCTGGATTTCATTCAACGGCATGTACACTGGTTTTCCTGATAGTGAAAGCAGTTCAGCAGTTAACTGAAAGTAGGCTAGCACAGcagtgaataaaacacataaaggcGAATACGGCGGATCGACTACAAtgaaacaaatgcagcagcttacaaaaGATAATAAACAGCAAGTGACGTTTCATCAACAATAATGGACAATTATCAGTTAGAATAGAAACACATCCTAAAGCTATTTCTGCGCAGACAAAAGCCTCTTACTTGGGATCATTTTTGGTGATTGTTGCGAGGTTGGTCTGATGTTCAATCTGTTGAATGTTGATTAAATGATTCAGGCAGGTTTTTCCATGGTAGATGAAGAGGGGACAGCAGGAGACAGACCTTCGACAAGAGCAATGTTTTATTGTCTTCCTTGTTGCAGAAAGAgatttatgttttcttcttcatctacCTGTGGGGCTGTCTGCAGTACTCCTCTCCGGTTGTGTTCAATGACGTCGAAGTAaacgaaagaaagaaaagtcctGGTGCTCGACCAGCCAAATGCTGAATGCGCAAAACTCTTAAAATTGTTCCTTGGAAGTGTAAGTCCTCTTTTGTTGGAAGCAtgtgagagagatagagagcacCTACGGAGAAACCTCAGTTCTTTTGAGGTTAAACTGTAAAGCTGAATTGGGCTACAGGCCCGAGTCCTATGCCGGCACATGGCTGGTCCCAACACTTATTACTTTATTTAAGATTAAGGtttattgaaattgaattggCAGGCGAGACTACGCTAATAAATAGATTTAAGCATTTCTTGGAATGGTATATGAAATAATAGAAGAAAAGTGATATCTAAGTTTTACTTCTACCAACTCCTTTCTAGACACagtcacttttttattttaaaaaatttattttatttttaatatcttattttatttttttgttttgaaacagtGTTAATACCTCTATCCTTTCAAAAAAGACTCACTATACTGCATTTTACTCTCAACTGTGGTACGAACAAGAGGCCctctccggtcttgaaaaattaagccaatgcggaagtgcaaattCCTGCAGTTCGTCAAGTGTCTGCTTAAGGCTGCAGAAACACGGGATGTCTCATACAtatgactggcaaaaaagcagtttttacagcctAAATggacatgtttacagcttggtacaaaagactggaataggtctgattagtgaTTGTCAACACTGGCAAACACTGTcagggggtgaattttttttaaacggctgcgttttcatttgaaaaataatacgttatccatagttaggagTGCAGCTGACATAATTGATAAGCGTTATGGAAAAGTTTGTCAAGAgacttaaaacccgcctcagctccggcTCTAAGcatgttgttaggttgactgaaagttaggctgagacaggatttccagcatggcggcagctgtcgatgagcctccagaaccccatgctgtaacagatggctaacgacactcaggcttcgtccattaacaTTTATAGTCTATGGGTGCGACATGGCGCAAAGATGTTAAGTTACTGTTGTAATGTCCCCACTGTCTAGGGGAACTATATACACACTGTAATAAGTAACCCCCTCTCTTCCTACTCCCAAGAAAGCCAGCAGCACCAGTCAAATTCAGAGTTCAAGCAGCTGTTTATTTGAATACAGAGCTGGGCAGTGCCTAAAACATCAAGCAAAAGTTATTTAATAAAATCCCCAATGGCCCCCAAccaaaacacaagtttaaacAATTTACACATCACAGCAAAATCAAAAAAGGCTAGTCATTCCTACACTGCTGATCAAGTGTTCAATGATCTGTTTTTCAAAAGTTATATACAAATTATCACTAAAATTATCAATCACACACAATCTAAAAAACTCAGGCCTCCATAACTTTCAATGATCTAAAGACTGGAGATCTCAGAGCTAAATGCTGGTATTAGTAAAAGTGTGATGTGAAGGAAGGAGAGCAGGCTGCAACAGCTGAGATTTATGGTCCGTTCCTTTTACTTCAGAACTCGGATCTGGGAATGACCACACAGCCCAATTAACCACGTTCCAGTTGCGAGTATAGTATTACTGTTTTACAATAGAAATTCATggtaaaacatttgaaagatcCCTGTTGTCTGAAAAGCCAAATAACCGATTACACAGTCAATAGTTTATGGCCTGCCACAGGTAGCCAAAGATGAAGCGTCATGATTTCTTTACTCCGGAGTACACACATTCAGCTAGTGTGTTGTCCACATGTCTTCTTGATCTGCTGGCCTGGTTTACCCTTAAAGCAGCGTAATGAAGATTATCTTCATTTATGTAACCctatacagaaaaataaatcacaataattaaccaacaaaaaactaaaagttaaaaacttctattgcctgctccacttttcagaaaatgtgtactcaaacaggctGTGGAGATTTCCCCTTCGTGACATCACATAGGGCAGTAACCTACACTcctacagctaggtgtttgttctgccctctgagttgGCATtgtcactgtaaacaatagggcatggagtcAGAAATCCTGAGCCACATCTCCTTCCAGAGGGGAGtgatcagacacagctcatttgcatttaaaactacagacacagaaaacagcctgttctgagcagggctgaaatagaggggttcatTGGCataatcaaatacaggatcagagtggatttagaacaaggaaCTTCAGACCTGATTTGAGGAGCGCTAAgattttttaaaccttttggaaaggagtataatatgtgaacTTTAAAGTATTTGAGATAAAACAGCAGCCACCTTTTGTATTGAATTTTATTTAAGAAATAACAACATGGATGACAAAGGTGGTCGCTCCGTGATGTATGGGGTTAGTGTGACAATCGGATTTTTAGCTCAGGGTCAACTAAAATGCACAGAGTAAAATGTTGGGTTTTTCAAACTGTGAGAGGACAAATACAATTGAGAATGTTATTTGAGAAAAGTTCAAGGCCAAAAATAAGATGCTCAGTTTGGTCTGAAGTAAGCTGAGGAAAATGATGGGACATTTAGTTCTTGATAGCTGCCCTGCTGTTTTCTAGAGAGATTGAGTTGCTGTAGACGATCGGGTTAACAGAGACGTACAACTGAGGGTCATTAGCGTAAAAGTGATAACTGTGAAGAGTAAGTCAAGAATAAGGTCTAACTTTTCATGAACACCAGTTGCTTTCAATTGCAGAagagaaaggttttttttcatttacatttcaacatCTTCTCCAAATGATAAATAACATGACTTAAATCTGGCAGTCATACCGAAAGTTCAACGTTATTCTGGACATTTCTACTTTCTACTCAATATTTTGACTATTAGGGAGCACTGATGGAGtaaatacaaaaccaaaatcCCTCTAATTTTTTCTTATATTAAGatatgtttgaaatgtaatttataaTAAATTTGATGTAAATACCTGTGTATTCGTAGCAGAAGAAGCAGAAGTtcctgaaaaataataaaaagcatttcattcaatttttttaagtttttaagaTCCAATGTTCAATCAatatacacagaaaaaaaagtactaaTTACCTCCAGAGTGAAAGCTGCTTTTCCTCCTAATACTGAACAGTATCACAGTGAGTGAAAAACTAAGGATGGTGGTTAATGTCAAAGCTCCACTCAAGAAATACACCAAGATATGAGAGTAGTCCTCTtctgcaaagagagagacaagaggagacTTTGCAGATCAGCTTTTTAGAGTCTTTGCTGGACAAGGTATATTCAAATAGCAATTATAACTATTTATCAGAAAGTTTCAGCAGGAAAGTTCCTTACTTTCAATGTCCAGGTGGGTCCCGTTTCCGAAGAGAATGCGTCCACATGAGGCAACAGCGCAGTAGTAAGTCCCAGCATGAGAGCTATTGACACTCTTCAATGGTAAGTTGTAGACacaggtgtttgtttctgtgttgggGCTCCTCACACACTGATTATTGCTGCCACCATGGGTGTAAATGAGTCCTGGATGAGATTCTTCAGAGTTTCTGAACCAGTAAACACTGTGTTCTCCATCACAGGTCCCAGTGTGGACTGTACAGTTCAGAGTCACAGAGCTTCCAAGCTGGATGGTCTCAGATTCTGACTGATAAACCGTAGCCGGGATATTCAAACCTGAACTCTTAACGCTGACTAAAGTACCTACTGCAAATTTACAAGTTACTGAAAAGCTAACTGCACAGAAGTAAGTAGCTGTGTCTGAAATGTGTAAATCTGTGATATTCAAGTGATTTCCACCATTTACGGCTTCCAGTGTAAAGCGTGGATTGTTCTTCCACTCATCATGAAATGCAATGTTCTTAATGGACCCATAGAAGGTAGACATCAGTCTTGGTTTCTGTCCGAGAGGTTGCTTATACCAGAAAAAACGTTGTACCGTTTTATCTTCATAGATACATTTCAAAGTTATGTTGTCTCCGACATTTGCTGATATAAGTTCTCTCTCTTGATGAAAAGATGAGGATTGATCAGTCATCTGAGCTGAAGtgacaagagagaaaaagtaaaGATGCAAAGAATGTAAATAGATTGTTTAAGTCTAATGTACTATCTGCAATATCAGAGAAGCACAATTGGAGGAAATATCAGGTAGATTGACCCcacactaaaagaaaaaaaacacaactcaccACTTTTGTCCAAGATGAGAAATGTGAAATAGAAAAGTAACTTTGGAGCTGTCATCGTGCTCAAATTGTAGTGCTGAATGAGAAGACTCTTGATCTCTTCTCGACACCTCATAGAGAAGACTGCTTTTGATTGGTCAACCTGTAGTGACACCTCATGTCCTATTATGGAAACAAGTGAAGATGTTCACCGCCAGCAACAGCCACATCAAACTGATCTCAGCAGCTCAGTTTggtgttcattttaaaaactttcaaccttttttttacttgaccaaATTCTTTCCTAATACTTTCTGTTATgacattttatgtatttaaactTTGTAAAATGTTGTATTCGCCAGAAGATGGGTTGTATCATAGCTGTGTCAGTAAGTAACAAGAtaatttgtatgtttttcaGCAATGCTGTGTGTAATTACATCTCACTGATGCAAGTGTCACAAGAGGGTATTGGTGGGAGAGATTTTAATCCAGGAACAAGTCTAGGTTGCAAACTGACCTGCGCCACCAGAGGTCCTTGTTCATGCTAGGGTGTGAAATTAGTAGGGTGATGATGCCATTCACAATGGGTAGAGTTTCTCTCCTTCATAATATTTTCTGCTTGTTTCATATATTATGTTTTCGACTATTGCATTCATATTGTGGAATTGTAACCCAGTAGAAAATGGGTTTTGTAATGTTGGTTTTAGTCAATGATATTGTTTATTTGCTGCGTAATCTCTTTATCCAAGGAAAAttcccctttctaaaagaaaaattaacttaaattcaCTCctaaatttgatttttatcctcAGGTTATGGCCGCAGTGACAAGCCTGCTGCAAACAAGTTGATGGTTTTCCACTAatattcatggtcttggtcttctCTCGGCCTCGCCATGTctaggtcttggtcttgtctctgtctggATCCCTAGATGTCTCGGTCTTgccttggtctcggagcactggTCTCTAGTATATCTCGGTCTAGgtcagtgtggtcttgactacaagaCTATGGTAGTGTCTTTCAGATCCCGCTCACATTGGCCAGGTCAGTAAATGCCTGCTCCTGACTGTCTATGGGAATTTAAGTTCCACTCATTACCGGGAGAGGTCTGGGAATGCAGTgtcagattattattttaaacatgtatttaattAAGTTACAGTTGAAgtacaaagaacaacaacaacaactttgcTTTTTCAATTATTGTATTTAGCCTACCTAAAATAACAATACCAGTGTTactgactgtttttcttttcttcctaatttcattttttttcatttatttttcctgaATTCTGTGTTTCATTGGATCAGATCACTGATTTGGAACATTTTATTAGATCAGGTCAAGAATTTGGaaaattatgaaaaaatatttttgctctcctttacttttttttttacagtataagGTAATAGTGCCCAGACCCCCACCACTACCCTCTGTAACTTCCCCTTCATATATGAAAAGGTCATTTAGCGTGCACTAGCATATATTTTTACTGTTTGGATATAAAGCATTGCTGTTTAACAGTCTGTGTGCagaagttcacagactacagccgGCTTGGGGATGACGTCACTATCGTTAAGTTGCTGATCGTTGATAAATGCAGACACAGTGCGAGTCCAAGTCATGTGACTCGAGTCCTTTTTTAACTATGTGTAGTAAGGCCATTCATTTTTTCTCGTACTAAATTTAAGGAAACTGCAGAATTATGAAGCTACACGATGATGAAcctttaaatgaacaaaataGTGGATCTTAAGCTTGTAAAGGTAAGTctcaaaagacagaaagtcAACAAGCTATTGGGGCTGTGTGGacaatatttattataaaagtaTTCATGGAATAGGAAGGTCTGAAAAGAGAACTACAGCATCtaaagtcaagtcaagtttatttaaatagcacatttcagcaacaaggcaattcacaCAAGTGCTtgacacaagacatcaaaagcctCATGACTAAGAGAATGAGAAAcgtaaaaatgtaatattttaaaatcacaaaaaaactgtcacatcactgattaaaaaaaaatatgaaaagatgtttgaataaaagatccaaaagacataaagaaatgacaataaagtacaaaaaaaataaatagcctcatatgaaatgtaaagatgGTATCTGCTCTGAAGTCCCCGACTACAGAGTCCTATCTTCTGGACTGACATGGATTGACCTGCCGATCTGGCCTATTCGAAATGTTTACCAATCCAAAAAGATACTATTAAGATGACCACTATGTCTAAAAGGCTCATTTATAAGATCATTACTAATCACTTTGTCTACTGTTTTATACCCGAGTACACACATTCATCCTCAGTGTTTCGTGGTCTTCTGGATCTGTTGACCCTGTgtcattaatttattttaattttaaaagtggGCAGCTTCCGACTAATATACAGGTAGGAAATAAGTGCGGAGAGAGACTAAAGCTTAGTCACAGACATGCACCATTATAACTATAAGTGGAGCCACATCACCCACTGCGTGTGACACGATATGATTGAAAATATGCCCCAGTTCATTGTGTATAACAATCAGTCACTTTGCTACGTACAGCATCCTGGGATACATGGCGACACAGTCCCGACTGGCGGCACTAATTTATCCCCCAAAAGGTTTATGTTTGGGGCTTTTAGCTTTTGTCTAGACAGGAAAGTGGATATAGTAGGACTTTGGGAGAGACAttgggggaatgacatgtggaaaaagGTCGGCATTGAACCAGGGGTGAATACTTAAAGGTCTgtatagcctctgcacatggggagCAACCTAACCGCTAGACAATCAGCGCCCCCGGCAACACTTAACAACTTTACCCCCTCATTAGGGTCATGACCAtacaattaaagaaaacagtggTCAACAGTTGAGTGAATAAGCCTAGTTTGATAGATGCTAGTTTGATTCTAAAGGCTCTTCAATTTAAGACAACATGTGACCATCAAAGGTGGGAAGCGCAACGCTTGGCAAATTGGTTGAGTGCTGAGGGTCCTTACTTCCAAACTATCAATGTTCAATCAATCAACTAGCAGGATTGCAAACtccacatggtgaaaacagatggtactaGAAAGAACTActcagctgcacagaaacagtAAGTTGTGGACTTCGCTGCGCAcaagtttttttccctctggaAGACCCCCCAAAACAGACCGTGTCTTATATACTACCAGATCGACTTATATCCTCGATTCATGTAacttgttttcaaaatgtttaaattggcAGAAAAGTTAATCTAATCACAAAGTACCTGTTCATCTGTTGTGGAGGGAGCTGAAATTCTTGTACCAGATTCtagaaaagaatgaaaagatTCCTTTACTATCAAACTGTATCATGTGAGTAAACACTGTCAAGAAGAAAGAAACGTGGTGACAGTACCTTTACACTTGcagttgtttctcttttagATCACGCACTTAATGACGGCCAACAATAAAATCAAGATGATGGTAAAAGTCAAAGCTCCACTCAAGGTATACACTAGGTCAAGTTGATGCTCCTTAGCTGTATAAAGTCGGGGATGAGAGTTTTAATTAGAAGAAttatactttaaaataaaaagacaaccACCTGCTAAAATAGTAACGCACCTGTGATGATCACCTTGGTCCCGTTTCCAAACAGAATGTGTCCACATGAAGCGACAGCACAGTAGTAAGTCCCAGCATGAGAGTGATCGACGCTCTTTATTGGTAAGTTGTAGTCACAGCTTTGTTGGTTGGGTTTCCTCGGACATGAACTATTCCTGTCTCCTTGGGTGTAAATGAGTCCTGAGTGAGATTCTTCAGAGTTTCTGAACCAGTAAACATTGTGTTCTCCATCACAGGTGCCAGTGTGGACCGTACAGCTCAGGGTCACAGCATCTCCAGGCTTGGTGGTCTCAGATGCTGACTGATTGATCAACAATTGAAAGTTCAAACCTGAGCCTTTTACACTTAGAGTGGTGCCCTCTATAAATTCAATCTTATATGAACGGCTATGTGCACAGTAGTAAGTAGCTGTGTCTGTAATGCGCACGTCTGTGATCCTTAAGTGATTACGACCATTTGTATTATCCAGTGTGAAGCGTGAATTATTCTGGAATTCACCGTGAAAGTTTACATTTGTTTCATCTTTGTAGGACATAGAGATGAGCTCTGGTTTCTGTCCCAGAGTTTGCTTGTACCAGTAATACTTTGATGCAAATCCATCTTCACAGAAACAACTCAAAGTGACCTCCTCACCAACATTAGCTGATATGAGTCCACTCTCTTGGCGCACTTTGATCAACGATTTTGGATCCGATGTCTGagctaaaatgaaaaaaacaaaatgctgaaaGGATTTCACTCTGTCAAAATGTTCTTAATCTGCACATAAAACAACTTAAGTAAATGcccagaaaagtaaaaaaaaaaaaaaaaaagtaaaagtaaagacAGAATTCTAAAACATAACTCACCCATCTCCACCAAGAACAGACATTCGAGGAAGAACGCAATCATGAGGGGTGTCATGGTGTTCAAACTACTGTGTCGAATGAAACACAACTTAGTGGTCTCTTCCCTTTTAAGAGGGAGGACACAATTTGATTGGCCAGTGAGAAGTGACACAATACATTTCTGCAGAATGTTCTTCTTTGAAATACAGCAGGGAAACAAATAAAATTGGGATCTTATTTTGCCAAGGGTATTTAAAAATATTGGATTTAAAGCGAACAAACAATGACATTATTGCTCAGTTATTTGCATGTCTTTGTGCCAAATCTATTATAAAAATTGTGTCATCGCTAGACCTCCATTGAGGAAGAGACtgaatgaaatgtatttgatgtaATTAAAAAGGATAagtaaagaaatacaaagaacaAAGATTATAAGATTTTCTGCAATTTTCAAGAACAAATTGACGCTGTAGGCAAGAGTGAGGATGTGAGGTTTCTTATTTGTGGCATAGTCTTGCAACATCTTTTTGATGTTAACTTGGTCTTCAGCTGAAGAAGCATGACAGAAAACCACAAAGTGTTTTCCACCTAAAGAGGAAGAAACTAAAAGCATAGCAAAGGTGAAGActgttttttcacttttaatctattttttataGACACCCTCTGTAAATGTGAtccctgttttctttgtttcactGTGATATTTTAAATTAGTATTTTCAGCTTCAGACATGCTGCAGTGACCTTTTGGGTGTTTTATTGGTCTTCATctcaagagacagaaaaaccACAAAGCTATTTCCACTAAAAGAGGCAGAAactaaagacaaagaaaaagggTAGACTGTTAGGTCTATGAGATCTAAAAGTAGCTAAGATAAAGGACATGCTACATTGGTACCATTAGTACCAATAGTGCCAATAGACAataaagggcctttcagataggatgcaGTATTGCTCCGTGCAAGAGCGTATTGCCTAGCCTTTATCTTCAGACAAAACCTTACAAAGCAATGCATTGCTGTGAATCTTCCCTTTAACAGGCATATAGTAACCTTCAACAGTACCAGAATCTGGGTTAAATGCCATTACCGCAATGCACTTTGAAAaactgaataaatacaaataaaaccatTCATTAATCCAGGTGCCATCTAGTTTGTTCTAACATGTTGAGTATAAGTTTAACCAGGAAGACTGTGcttattctctcacacattcattcatctcttcattcaacTTAACCACTACCTCTACTACTTCCTCTGTca
This portion of the Labrus bergylta chromosome 22, fLabBer1.1, whole genome shotgun sequence genome encodes:
- the LOC136177553 gene encoding immunoglobulin kappa light chain-like, giving the protein MTPLMIAFFLECLFLVEMAQTSDPKSLIKVRQESGLISANVGEEVTLSCFCEDGFASKYYWYKQTLGQKPELISMSYKDETNVNFHGEFQNNSRFTLDNTNGRNHLRITDVRITDTATYYCAHSRSYKIEFIEGTTLSVKGSGLNFQLLINQSASETTKPGDAVTLSCTVHTGTCDGEHNVYWFRNSEESHSGLIYTQGDRNSSCPRKPNQQSCDYNLPIKSVDHSHAGTYYCAVASCGHILFGNGTKVIITGALLF
- the LOC109992833 gene encoding polymeric immunoglobulin receptor, whose protein sequence is MRCREEIKSLLIQHYNLSTMTAPKLLFYFTFLILDKSAQMTDQSSSFHQERELISANVGDNITLKCIYEDKTVQRFFWYKQPLGQKPRLMSTFYGSIKNIAFHDEWKNNPRFTLEAVNGGNHLNITDLHISDTATYFCAVSFSVTCKFAVGTLVSVKSSGLNIPATVYQSESETIQLGSSVTLNCTVHTGTCDGEHSVYWFRNSEESHPGLIYTHGGSNNQCVRSPNTETNTCVYNLPLKSVNSSHAGTYYCAVASCGRILFGNGTHLDIEKEDYSHILVYFLSGALTLTTILSFSLTVILFSIRRKSSFHSGGTSASSATNTQGYINEDNLHYAALRVNQASRSRRHVDNTLAECVYSGVKKS